The Bacteroidota bacterium DNA window TTCCGATGATAATACCACCACCAGCACCAAAATATGGAGTAAATTCTTTCAATGGGTTAGCTCCTGTAAATCTCCAGAGAAAAGAATAACTGAAAGCGAACGACATAAGCACCAATCTATTCTGATCAATTGTCCAACTTTTATCGATTATAGCAGGCTTACCGATAGAGGCGATAAAACCAAATAAATATTCGTGTCCAATATAATTTCCAGACCATTCATAATATCCAAAAGAACCGCCAATCGCACCTTTATATGCTTTTTTCATTTGCAGAGATGTAAATCCTAAATACGATAATTGAAATCCACCTTTTAGTTGTCCAAAAGCTACCGTGCTAACGAAGAGACACGGTACTATTAAGTAAAGAAGAATTCGTTGTTTCATAGTTGCACCTTCCTTTTTATTGATCTTGAGCGTCGGTTTCAAATTTTTGAGCTTTTAAATCTTCATCATCTGAAGAGTTTCTCACCAAATTAACACATGATTTGTCTCCTTTTTTGGTTATTATAACCCCTACACTAAAATCATACTGATTATGAGCTAAACCTGATATTTTAATATTCTCTTTGCTACCTACCTGCCAAGTACTCAATCGTTTCGTTGCAACAGGCAAAATATTTCCTGTATAATGTACAGCTATTAATACAGACTCTATTTCATCTGAACCTACCTTGTATTCTAAAACGAGATATTTGCTTCGTGTATAGCCATCATTATCCTGATCAATTTTATTCGTCCAGTAACAGTCTTTAATCCGATCATCAGGCAGTAGTATGTCCTCTACTATATCATCACATCCCAGAAACAGCATAAGAAATATAAGCGACGAATAAATTAATAATTTCATAATTTCACTCCAATAATTAATGAACGATTAAATCTGAGGTCTAAATAATGTTTGACCGTTTCATATTAGTATTTCCTTCTAGTAAAATAGGTATTTTAAATGATTTATTTTTTAAATATAAAATTTCCTTATCTCAACAATAAAAGTTTTTTAGTTTGTGTAAACGAGCCCGCTTGAAGCCGATAAAAATAAACACCGCTCGGTAATCCCCCAGCATTAAACTCGACCGTGTGTTTTCCCGCTTCTCGCCTCTCATTCACCAGCGTTGCCACTTCTTGCCCGAGAACGTTGTAAACTTTAAAGGTTACAAAAGATGCTCTCGGCAACTCGTACCATATTGTTGTGCTGGGATTGAAGGGATTGGGATAGTTCTGGTGAAGCATAAAATGTTGTGGTACAGGCTCATCTCTAACACCAGCCCCGCTTCCAATGTTTATAGTGTAAATCGCAGAGGTGTCGTCACGAATACAAGAAAAAGCATATTGCCGTGCTTTCATTGTGCGGCGTAATCCTGAGTAGCAAGCGGTAATATGAATAGTGTCGGCGTACTCACCATCAGGTGTACTCGGTGGAATGTTTACCGTGATGCCGAGCCTAAGATTGAGATTTCCAGTTAATGGGGGGAGTAAGAACATCAAAGATGACGCGTTAGGATTAAATCTGTATCCAGATTCCACTTCATAACCACTTGATTGATAAAACGAACATGGGATAGATGTCGGTCCAGATAATGTGCTCGGTAAGTTGAATGAGACAATTATAATTTCACCCGGTTCTCCAGCAATGCTGAATATCATGGATGTTCCATTCTCCGAACCCCTCACGATTGGTGCTACTGTTTCCAATTCAGGATCGAGAGTATATGCGATATTCTTTGAAAGATTGTTTAGTGTACCTTTTATAGAACCAGCGACAATAGGAGTAGATACAAATGCATAGTATGATTCGCTCACTTCCATTGAATCTCCTGTTTCGATATTTCGCACATAGCATGACACGTATCCCAAGTAGGGAAATGCCGGTGCCGCAGCGGGGACGGTAACTTGAATACCGAGGTAAAAAGTGTCGAGCCCTGTCGGACTTAATTGGAACGTAATTGTATCGTTTGGATTTAGCCATTCGTTCGTTGCAACACGGACGATGCTGTTTGGCAAGAAACTACAAGAGAGAGAAGCTCCATGATAACCTTGTAGCTTCGTTGGCAAACCAAGTTTCATGGCGAGATTTGATCCCGAATCCGCCTGCAGTATAATCTTAAGTGCTATTCCCTCCTCACACGATGTAATTGGCTGAATTATCAATGAATCTTCCGGTGGTGAAGGGAGAGCTATGTAGTTGATACCCTTTTGCCAAAACGACAACTCACCGCTTGTGGTAGTAATGGCGAGAGTATCATTAGGCGAACCGGCACTCACAAAAATAGGTTGAAATAGAAAAATGCTGAAAAATGCGAAGATCATGAATTTGTACATAAGTATTTCCCTATATATGATGTTTTATGATTTAGTGATTTAATTGTTTTCCATTTTCTAAATAGATGAGTTTGCATCAATATCATCTCAACAATAAAAGTTTTCTAGTTTGTGTAAACGCACCAGCATGTAGTCCTTAGAATTACACGCTGCGCGATAATCATGATCTAACAATTTCGTTTTCATGATTTAACTCCTTTAACTTATCATCATTTTCACTTAAGTTGTTTCTCATTTTCAATTGGTTTTTTATCTTTTTGTTCATGTTTAAATTCATAATAATATCTGTGGGCATGTATCGTCCCAACTAAGCATCCCCCTATTCCACCTACAGACGCAATAATACCTACAATCATCACTGCTCCCACAGCTTTAATACCGCCATGATCGCCTCCACCAGACTCATCTGGATTTAATAAAAAGTAAATACCCGGTAACATGAGACCGCCAACGACTCCACCCAAACCTTTTAAAGCACCTAAAAAATGATTTTTAGCGACTAATGTTTTAACCTCTTTTAAGTGGACCGTATTTATAATATTCGATTTTTGATCAACCCATTTAGCAGAATCGTTCTCAATTCTAAAATTGTTACCGTATAATTCTGTACTGTCGGATAAAATTATACTTACCGCCTTGCCTGATAATTCTTCGTTAATTTCCGAGTAAGTGAAATCAGTTTTCGGTGTTTTAGACGGTGTAACTAAATAAGTTGATGAACAACCAATTAACTGAAAACTTATTGAGGTTAATGTTATAAATACCAAGTACCTGTTATTAAATATTTGCATAAAACCTCCTGATTAATTATAGATGAATAAACCTATACCTAAAAACCTAGAATCATTCAATGGACTAAATGCATCATTTGTATTCCATGAACTATAGTTTAGTCGGAAATCTACCTTATCAAATAAAAAATTAACTACTTGTGATGATGAGCTAATATCATAATCAAGAACTTGTAATAATTTAAAACATCCTGCAATACTGAACGTATATCCTCGTGCATT harbors:
- a CDS encoding T9SS type A sorting domain-containing protein, with the translated sequence MYKFMIFAFFSIFLFQPIFVSAGSPNDTLAITTTSGELSFWQKGINYIALPSPPEDSLIIQPITSCEEGIALKIILQADSGSNLAMKLGLPTKLQGYHGASLSCSFLPNSIVRVATNEWLNPNDTITFQLSPTGLDTFYLGIQVTVPAAAPAFPYLGYVSCYVRNIETGDSMEVSESYYAFVSTPIVAGSIKGTLNNLSKNIAYTLDPELETVAPIVRGSENGTSMIFSIAGEPGEIIIVSFNLPSTLSGPTSIPCSFYQSSGYEVESGYRFNPNASSLMFLLPPLTGNLNLRLGITVNIPPSTPDGEYADTIHITACYSGLRRTMKARQYAFSCIRDDTSAIYTINIGSGAGVRDEPVPQHFMLHQNYPNPFNPSTTIWYELPRASFVTFKVYNVLGQEVATLVNERREAGKHTVEFNAGGLPSGVYFYRLQAGSFTQTKKLLLLR